The region CGCAGGCAGAACAGGCTGCCCACAGTGCATTGGTCGCCACCTTCGCTGATGCTGAGCACCGGGTGACCAATCAATGAGGTAAACAGCCGGGTGCGCTCATCGGCGCTGAGTTTGCCGATGTACACGGCGTCGCACGCACTGACAATATCGGGGTGATCGGCCAGCAGGCGCTGCACCACAACCGGACGGCCGGTCGCCTGGGTCGTGCCCTTGACCAGGTCGTCGGTGTATTGGGTCGGCCCGACAATGCACAGGCGCAATTGCGCAGGCTCTACGGGCCAGCGTGCATAACTGAGAATACCGAGCACCACCTGAGTCACCGCCTGGGCGCGTTGGTCCGCCGGGCTGGGTGCCTGGGCAAATGCTCGCGGCG is a window of Pseudomonas antarctica DNA encoding:
- a CDS encoding YfiR family protein, yielding MNVAVSPTERSLSWRRMLLVALVCVLAPRAFAQAPSPADQRAQAVTQVVLGILSYARWPVEPAQLRLCIVGPTQYTDDLVKGTTQATGRPVVVQRLLADHPDIVSACDAVYIGKLSADERTRLFTSLIGHPVLSISEGGDQCTVGSLFCLRVGDQQVSFEVNLDSVARSGVRIHPSVLQLSRRRATVP